In Amaranthus tricolor cultivar Red isolate AtriRed21 chromosome 3, ASM2621246v1, whole genome shotgun sequence, a single window of DNA contains:
- the LOC130808718 gene encoding squamosa promoter-binding-like protein 3: MMELNAKSPFLWDWENWVMLNPKGSEAPKKLQLVESDIEGIEGFEGGSFYSSGGRSDGGTGSELGYASSSKSSKSASFDSSVQIKGNQFSLVNNSGTARTSPTIESSAASGESLIALELGKRTYFEDVSGANNVRNTARTSVPPESFAKKNKSSSVGVESPCCQVEGCNLDLSSAKDYHRKHRVCENHSKSPKVVINGLERRFCQQCSRFHTLSEFDQKKRSCRRRLSDHNARRRKPKPEVIQFNSMRLSSSLHEGRNQLNFAFDQVPMLQTRHGTWDSANDSKVPLAKSGFLTSMKSGGADEPHSTHNGLQNPMTNKTSHVPTPLMPSKGASSDVFQRGLPVSMAPSNMAAAQDVRALSLLSINSWGSCDPEPSVLNYPMHTNHNSLTQRLLTMDAVPLGGPQISSEFLPADQAAGSGPGSQTSTFQLFKAPNESSFYLY, from the exons ATGATGGAATTGAATGCAAAAAGTCCCTTCTTGTGGGACTGGGAAAACTGGGTCATGTTAAACCCAAAAGGTTCTGAAGCACCCAAGAAATTGCAGCTTGTGGAGTCTGATATTGAAGGAATAGAAGGATTCGAAGGCGGGTCTTTCTATTCCTCTGGTGGTCGAAGTGATGGTGGTACTGGGTCTGAGTTAGGATATGCGTCCTCTTCGAAAAGCTCAAAATCTGCTTCTTTTGATTCATCGGTGCAGATCAAAGGAAACCAATTTTCATTGGTTAATAATTCTGGGACAGCAAGAACTTCTCCAACAATCGAAAGTTCAGCTGCTTCGGGTGAATCTTTGATCGCCTTGGAGCTTGGGAAGCGGACTTATTTTGAAGATGTTTCCGGGGCCAACAATGTGAGGAACACTGCTCGGACTTCTGTTCCTCCTGAGTCCTTTGCTAAGAAGAACAAATCTTCATCCGTTGGTGTGGAGAGTCCATGCTGCCAAGTTGAAGGATGCAATCTTGATCTTTCATCGGCTAAAGATTACCACCGGAAGCATAGAGTCTGTGAAAATCATTCTAAAAGTCCGAAGGTGGTTATAAATGGACTCGAGCGAAGGTTTTGTCAACAGTGCAGCAG GTTCCATACCCTTTCGGAGTTTGACCAAAAGAAGAGAAGCTGCCGCAGGCGTCTGTCTGATCACAATGCTCGTCGCCGGAAGCCAAAGCCGGAAGTCATCCAATTCAACTCTATGAGACTGTCATCTTCTTTACATG AGGGCAGGAACcagctgaattttgcttttgaCCAGGTACCAATGCTTCAAACTAGGCATGGTACCTGGGATAGTGCAAACGATTCCAAAGTTCCGCTTGCAAAATCAGGTTTTCTTACTTCCATGAAATCGGGGGGTGCTGATGAGCCACATTCTACCCACAATGGATTGCAAAACCCAATGACCAACAAAACCTCACATGTTCCGACTCCCTTGATGCCATCTAAAGGTGCTTCTTCAGATGTCTTTCAGCGAG GTTTACCAGTCTCAATGGCACCATCAAACATGGCTGCAGCTCAAGATGTCCGTGCTCTCTCTCTTCTGTCAATAAACTCGTGGGGTTCTTGCGACCCAGAACCGTCTGTACTTAACTATCCTATGCATACAAACCATAACTCCTTGACTCAGCGATTGCTTACCATGGATGCGGTGCCTCTCGGTGGCCCTCAGATTTCTTCGGAGTTCTTGCCAGCTGATCAGGCAGCCGGTTCTGGTCCTGGCTCACAGACCTCAACTTTCCAACTGTTCAAAGCCCCGAACGAGTCTAGCTTCTATCTTTACTAG